A single genomic interval of Stieleria maiorica harbors:
- a CDS encoding ABC transporter permease, which translates to MTTVSPTIETDQTSADSGWLAWLDRWCERVGDAINPILVKETRQSLKSRQFVVTFSMILFAALAWTIAGSLSLMPQIYTTPSAPRMMIGYYAVLALPMMMVVPLAAYRSLESEIDDGTLELLSITTLSPWQIVMGKLASASLQMVLYFVTLFPCLAYAYTLRGVDLPTTLLIVASLAVTGLLLTVIGLFFAPLARGRSGRVATMLVLIFLLVLAEYGISSMVVGMVLYGNPLSAPELLFTVLATLALAAALGHLLLTATAAQLTPETENRSTSLRLSLLVLTTICVATMVSGLLVLGGQAIPVYIGGLVVIAGLWTFCGALMVGERSTITPRIRRELPSSFLARLFLTWLTPGPTTGLVFAITGIAILASMQYASLDWVMRAADVGGTMRRQFQRMVGLPAILLSSYLICFLVAVRMVMFVVRLRNNPRVEVGVAALIVVAVMAALVPYSMQLHYNDYQPLTYDPIWQVTNWVFTMGTAVDRGLPAGVTERIVGAAVCLSLLSCFAAWQTTRPRRIATPRRVQEELSRR; encoded by the coding sequence ATGACAACCGTCTCCCCCACGATCGAGACCGACCAGACGAGCGCCGACTCGGGCTGGCTCGCCTGGCTGGACCGCTGGTGCGAGCGGGTGGGCGATGCGATCAATCCGATTTTGGTCAAGGAGACGCGGCAATCGCTCAAGAGTCGACAGTTCGTCGTCACGTTTTCGATGATCTTGTTTGCCGCGTTGGCGTGGACGATCGCCGGCAGTTTGTCGTTGATGCCACAGATTTACACGACGCCGTCGGCGCCGCGGATGATGATCGGCTATTACGCGGTGCTGGCGTTGCCGATGATGATGGTCGTCCCGCTGGCGGCCTATCGGTCGTTGGAAAGTGAAATCGATGACGGGACGTTGGAGTTGTTGTCGATCACGACGTTGTCGCCGTGGCAGATCGTGATGGGCAAATTGGCCAGCGCTTCGCTGCAAATGGTGCTGTACTTCGTCACGCTGTTTCCCTGCCTTGCCTATGCGTATACCTTGCGCGGCGTGGACTTGCCGACGACGCTATTGATTGTCGCATCGCTGGCCGTGACCGGGTTGCTGTTGACGGTGATCGGATTGTTTTTTGCTCCGCTGGCGCGGGGGCGTTCCGGGCGTGTGGCGACGATGCTGGTGTTGATCTTTTTACTCGTGCTGGCCGAATACGGCATCAGCTCGATGGTCGTCGGGATGGTTCTTTATGGCAATCCGCTCTCCGCACCGGAATTGTTATTCACCGTCCTGGCGACGCTCGCCCTGGCCGCCGCCCTGGGGCATCTGTTGCTGACCGCCACCGCGGCTCAACTGACCCCGGAAACCGAAAACCGATCGACGTCGCTGCGTCTATCGCTGTTGGTGCTGACGACGATCTGTGTCGCGACGATGGTTTCCGGGCTGCTGGTGCTCGGCGGCCAGGCGATCCCGGTCTACATCGGCGGCCTGGTGGTGATCGCCGGCTTGTGGACGTTTTGTGGCGCGTTGATGGTCGGCGAGCGTTCGACGATCACGCCGCGGATTCGGCGCGAGTTGCCCAGCAGTTTCCTGGCGCGACTGTTTTTGACCTGGTTGACGCCCGGCCCGACGACCGGCTTGGTGTTCGCCATCACGGGGATCGCGATCCTGGCATCGATGCAATACGCCTCGTTGGATTGGGTGATGCGTGCGGCCGATGTCGGTGGGACGATGCGGCGACAGTTTCAACGCATGGTGGGGCTGCCGGCAATCCTGTTGTCGTCGTACCTGATCTGCTTTCTTGTCGCCGTGCGCATGGTGATGTTCGTCGTTCGATTGCGAAACAACCCACGCGTCGAAGTCGGGGTGGCGGCGTTGATCGTGGTCGCGGTGATGGCGGCGTTGGTCCCGTATTCGATGCAACTGCATTACAACGATTATCAACCGCTGACCTACGATCCGATCTGGCAGGTGACCAACTGGGTGTTCACGATGGGGACGGCGGTCGATCGGGGGCTGCCCGCGGGCGTGACCGAACGGATCGTCGGGGCCGCCGTTTGCCTGTCCCTACTTTCTTGCTTCGCCGCCTGGCAGACGACGCGGCCCCGCCGCATCGCCACGCCCCGGCGGGTGCAGGAAGAACTCAGCCGCCGCTAG
- the secG gene encoding preprotein translocase subunit SecG translates to MTTFTNQTLILGSLGSAVLGWLMFMLSVFLILLILVQRGKGGGLTGALGGPGGQSAFGSKAGDTFTLITAVSAIIWGLVCAIAMYSLGVPPLTADDADYAVDDTPALQSPADESGDTSGAGGLSGLSGLLSDEPAESDPPAESDPPADDSDAEADTPSMELTPAETAPAEEAPAEDASAESTESNPE, encoded by the coding sequence ATGACCACGTTTACCAATCAGACCTTGATCCTGGGCTCCCTCGGCAGCGCCGTGCTGGGATGGCTGATGTTCATGCTTTCGGTGTTCCTGATCCTGCTGATCCTGGTCCAACGCGGTAAGGGCGGCGGACTGACCGGCGCCCTGGGCGGCCCCGGCGGCCAAAGCGCCTTCGGCAGCAAAGCGGGCGACACGTTCACGCTGATCACCGCCGTTTCGGCCATCATCTGGGGCCTGGTCTGCGCCATCGCGATGTACTCGCTGGGCGTTCCCCCACTGACCGCCGACGACGCTGATTACGCCGTCGACGACACCCCTGCGTTGCAGTCGCCGGCCGATGAATCCGGCGACACCAGCGGCGCCGGGGGCCTGAGCGGACTGAGCGGTTTGCTGTCGGATGAACCGGCGGAATCGGACCCGCCGGCGGAATCGGACCCGCCGGCTGACGATTCCGATGCGGAAGCCGACACGCCGTCGATGGAGTTGACCCCAGCTGAAACCGCCCCGGCTGAGGAAGCCCCGGCTGAGGACGCGTCAGCCGAATCGACCGAGTCGAATCCCGAATAG
- the aroF gene encoding 3-deoxy-7-phosphoheptulonate synthase, producing the protein MILILKGGATDEQVDHVIERVEAMGLKAHLSRGTYRTIIGIIGDESKIVVESVRSIPGVAQVVPVLPPYKLASREAHPESSVIDVSGVKIGGGSIGMIAGPCSVEEEDRMHRIAEQVAAAGANLFRGGAYKPRTSPYAFQGLGEEGLKRLRDVGQAHGMPVVTEVTDPRLVGLVAEYADMLQVGARNMQNFALLNEVGASQRPVLLKRGMSATITDLLMCAEYILSQGNPNVVLCERGIKSFDPATRNLFDVAAVPLVQQLSHLPIIVDPSHATGKPELIPACAMAGLAAGADGIHIEVHDCPEVAKSDGPQALLPEQYAELTSQLKSLAKLLGKTISPLPEKTA; encoded by the coding sequence GTGATTCTGATTCTCAAGGGCGGAGCGACTGACGAGCAAGTCGACCACGTCATCGAGCGTGTCGAAGCGATGGGGTTGAAGGCCCACCTTTCGCGCGGGACGTATCGGACGATCATCGGCATCATCGGTGACGAATCCAAGATCGTCGTCGAATCGGTTCGCTCCATCCCGGGTGTCGCCCAAGTCGTCCCGGTGCTTCCGCCCTACAAATTGGCCTCCCGCGAAGCCCATCCCGAATCCAGTGTGATCGATGTCAGCGGTGTCAAGATCGGCGGCGGGTCCATCGGCATGATCGCCGGGCCGTGCAGTGTCGAAGAAGAAGACCGCATGCACCGGATCGCCGAACAGGTCGCCGCGGCCGGTGCGAACCTGTTTCGCGGCGGCGCCTACAAGCCGCGCACCAGCCCTTATGCGTTTCAGGGGCTTGGCGAAGAAGGGCTGAAGCGGCTTCGGGACGTCGGCCAGGCCCATGGGATGCCGGTCGTAACCGAGGTGACCGACCCGCGGCTGGTCGGACTGGTCGCCGAGTACGCCGACATGCTGCAAGTCGGTGCCCGGAACATGCAGAATTTCGCGTTACTGAACGAAGTCGGCGCCTCACAGCGTCCGGTTTTACTCAAACGCGGCATGTCGGCGACCATCACCGACCTGCTGATGTGTGCCGAGTACATCCTGTCCCAAGGCAATCCCAACGTGGTGCTGTGCGAACGCGGCATCAAGAGTTTCGACCCCGCGACGCGTAACTTGTTCGACGTCGCCGCCGTCCCGCTGGTGCAACAACTGAGCCATTTGCCGATCATCGTTGACCCGTCGCATGCCACGGGCAAACCCGAATTGATTCCCGCCTGTGCGATGGCCGGTCTGGCCGCCGGAGCCGACGGGATTCACATTGAAGTGCACGATTGCCCGGAAGTCGCCAAGAGTGACGGCCCCCAGGCGTTGCTGCCCGAACAATATGCCGAATTGACGAGCCAGTTGAAATCGCTCGCCAAGTTACTCGGAAAAACCATTTCACCTCTGCCGGAGAAGACAGCGTGA
- a CDS encoding YicC/YloC family endoribonuclease, producing the protein MPSDQSTIAPAGAADGAAGQARSMTGQIRSMTGQGRAAGPTDIGTLTVELRTVNNRGFKCSIRTPDALSGSESLIESVVRKYLHRGSVNLSINVERQQGQTPVQINGTVLAGYIRQCQTAIDQAGAASTSQVSLDVGSLMTLPGVLTGSLPEGDEAEKIFQQTRRVVIDALENLVAMRQQEGAHMAETLLGECATIAAHVRSIESLAPQAAESYRVRLEGKVKRVLAEYDAEVNAVDLLREVQVYADKADVSEEVTRLDSHLKLFQSVLRGETPDGEKNATKDEPVGRKLDFIIQEMFRETNTIGSKSAHADVSAIVVEIKCAIERMRELVQNLE; encoded by the coding sequence ATGCCTTCAGACCAATCGACCATCGCACCGGCCGGCGCCGCCGACGGCGCGGCCGGGCAGGCTCGCAGCATGACCGGACAAATTCGCAGCATGACCGGGCAGGGGCGAGCCGCAGGGCCGACCGACATCGGCACCCTGACGGTGGAACTGCGGACGGTCAACAACCGTGGATTCAAGTGCTCGATCCGGACGCCGGATGCGCTTTCGGGCAGCGAATCGCTGATCGAGTCGGTCGTCCGCAAGTACCTGCACCGGGGATCGGTCAACCTGTCGATCAACGTCGAACGCCAGCAGGGCCAGACACCGGTTCAGATCAATGGCACCGTGTTGGCCGGGTACATTCGTCAGTGCCAAACGGCGATCGACCAAGCCGGCGCGGCATCCACATCGCAGGTCTCGCTGGACGTCGGTTCGCTGATGACGTTGCCCGGCGTGCTGACCGGGTCGCTGCCCGAGGGGGACGAGGCGGAGAAGATCTTCCAGCAGACCCGACGGGTCGTGATCGATGCACTGGAGAACCTGGTGGCGATGCGGCAGCAAGAAGGCGCCCACATGGCCGAAACCTTGCTCGGTGAATGCGCGACGATAGCCGCCCATGTGCGTTCGATCGAATCACTCGCCCCACAGGCCGCCGAAAGCTATCGCGTCCGCCTGGAAGGTAAAGTCAAACGGGTGCTGGCCGAATACGATGCCGAAGTCAATGCGGTCGACCTGCTTCGCGAAGTCCAGGTGTATGCCGACAAGGCGGACGTCAGCGAGGAAGTCACCCGGCTGGACAGCCACCTGAAACTGTTCCAATCGGTGCTGCGGGGCGAGACCCCCGACGGGGAAAAGAACGCGACGAAAGACGAACCGGTCGGCCGAAAGCTGGATTTCATCATCCAGGAGATGTTCCGAGAGACCAACACGATCGGCTCCAAATCCGCTCATGCCGATGTCTCGGCGATCGTCGTGGAAATCAAATGTGCGATCGAGCGGATGCGTGAATTGGTGCAAAACCTGGAGTAG
- a CDS encoding ABC transporter ATP-binding protein, with protein sequence MSFTEQDSDVRESDAPESDVQPASSVAAGETSPDQPAARGAAPESRREPAVGVHSDTSECIELRRLHRFFGDTRAVNDVTFSVGRGQVFGYIGPNGAGKTTSMRILATLDLPSYGDAFVDGFSVVNDPELVRKRLGFMPDSFGTYRDVNCREYLDFFARAYGLVGRQRTRRLQWVLDFTGTSGMAAKPIRGLSKGMKQRLCLGRALVHDPAVMILDEPAAGLDPRARIELRRMIRELADRGKTILISSHILTELAEMCDAVGIIEQGRLLATGSVDQIQAETQNRSELTVRILNRHDEIITCLSGLDENIPIDNPILDGQFVRFGFSGNMADQAAIVTHFVTHGFHVAEVNAHKKSLEDLFLQVTEGLVQ encoded by the coding sequence ATGAGCTTCACCGAACAGGACTCGGACGTGCGGGAATCAGACGCCCCGGAATCAGACGTGCAGCCCGCTTCCTCGGTCGCCGCCGGGGAAACGTCGCCGGATCAACCCGCGGCCCGCGGCGCTGCACCGGAAAGCCGACGCGAACCGGCGGTCGGTGTTCACAGCGACACGTCGGAATGCATCGAACTGCGACGGCTGCACCGTTTCTTTGGCGACACGCGGGCGGTCAACGACGTCACGTTCAGCGTCGGACGCGGCCAGGTATTCGGATACATCGGCCCCAACGGTGCCGGAAAAACCACGTCGATGCGGATCCTGGCGACGTTGGACCTGCCCAGCTACGGCGACGCCTTTGTCGACGGCTTTTCCGTGGTCAACGATCCCGAACTGGTGCGCAAACGCTTGGGGTTCATGCCCGACTCCTTCGGCACCTACCGCGACGTTAATTGCCGTGAATACCTGGACTTCTTCGCCCGCGCGTACGGGCTGGTGGGACGCCAGCGGACGCGTCGTCTGCAGTGGGTGCTGGATTTCACCGGCACCAGCGGGATGGCCGCCAAGCCGATTCGCGGTTTAAGCAAAGGGATGAAACAGCGGCTGTGCTTGGGCCGGGCCCTGGTCCATGATCCCGCCGTGATGATTCTGGACGAACCCGCCGCCGGGCTGGACCCGCGGGCGCGGATCGAACTGCGCCGCATGATCCGCGAACTGGCCGACCGCGGCAAAACGATTCTGATCAGCAGCCACATCCTGACCGAACTGGCCGAAATGTGCGACGCGGTGGGGATCATCGAGCAAGGCCGGTTGCTGGCGACCGGCAGCGTCGATCAGATCCAGGCCGAAACACAAAACCGATCCGAACTGACCGTGCGGATCCTCAATCGCCATGACGAAATCATCACCTGTCTGTCCGGTCTGGACGAAAACATTCCGATCGACAACCCGATCCTGGACGGCCAATTCGTCCGTTTCGGTTTCAGCGGCAACATGGCCGACCAAGCCGCGATCGTCACCCACTTTGTCACCCACGGGTTTCATGTCGCCGAAGTCAACGCCCACAAGAAGAGTCTGGAAGATCTGTTCTTGCAAGTGACCGAAGGGCTCGTTCAATAA
- the tpiA gene encoding triose-phosphate isomerase, with protein MSRRTIIAGNWKMNTRAADGAALAQGIADAVGENPSVEVVVCPPSVYLSRVADVLAGSAVGLGAQNLYPAEDGAYTGEVNAAMLCDSGCRYVILGHSERRAILGETDAQISEKLAAALAGNLVPIVCVGETLDDREGGKTETVVEEQLRGSLEGLDEARASGVVIAYEPVWAIGTGKTATPEQAEEVHAFIRKLLGELFTDEVAQQMRIQYGGSVKPGNAKELLGQPNIDGALVGGASLKVDDFVAIINAG; from the coding sequence GTGAGCCGCCGAACCATTATCGCCGGAAACTGGAAGATGAACACACGTGCCGCAGACGGCGCGGCGTTGGCCCAAGGCATCGCCGATGCCGTCGGCGAAAACCCGTCGGTCGAGGTCGTGGTTTGCCCACCGTCGGTCTACCTCAGCCGAGTCGCCGATGTGCTGGCCGGATCCGCGGTCGGACTGGGGGCACAAAACCTGTACCCGGCCGAAGACGGTGCCTACACCGGCGAAGTCAACGCCGCCATGCTGTGCGACAGCGGGTGCCGGTACGTGATCCTGGGACACAGTGAACGCCGCGCCATCCTGGGCGAAACCGATGCCCAAATCAGCGAAAAACTGGCCGCCGCCCTGGCGGGGAACCTGGTCCCGATCGTCTGCGTCGGCGAAACGCTCGACGACCGCGAGGGCGGCAAGACCGAAACCGTCGTCGAAGAACAACTCCGCGGCTCGCTGGAAGGCCTGGACGAAGCACGGGCTTCCGGCGTCGTCATCGCTTATGAACCCGTTTGGGCCATCGGCACCGGAAAAACCGCCACGCCCGAGCAGGCCGAAGAGGTTCATGCGTTCATCCGCAAATTGCTCGGTGAATTGTTCACCGACGAAGTCGCCCAACAGATGCGAATCCAGTACGGCGGCAGCGTGAAACCCGGAAACGCCAAGGAATTGCTCGGACAACCGAATATTGATGGCGCCCTGGTCGGCGGTGCCAGTTTAAAAGTAGATGACTTCGTCGCAATCATCAACGCCGGCTGA